From the genome of Flavobacterium luteolum, one region includes:
- a CDS encoding T9SS sorting signal type C domain-containing protein codes for MMRKLLYSFLFFIYTKSLPQRLFIPNLRLLCVGMFFVVSFANAATIISTASGGNWNLPSTWSGGVVPLPTDIVVIASGANVFTSGNQTCAGITITGRLTMVNNETLTVNGNVAGGGNWTTGSGSMIISLTGNWSFTGTSSGGGATAVFTGTNNQTLTGRITSSNGSGELRINKTGGSVVLGNAINIQTFTNNLGTFDAATYLLTAGVNNLIAGTLRVGATTWGGNYSFTPASFPSGFTIEYDRSNDQTVRAATYSNLILSGGGTKTFGTTPINITNNLSITWGVVANLSNNVTHTAGSLTLGGHSQNSGYWGGRNGNSVNYKSEYYFGTTATGRVNVGASCNEVAVATISASSTLICKGAGVTFTATASNQVSPSYQWKVNGVNAGTNSVTFTSTTLNDNDKVTCVVTSGAAPCLPSGSTVTSNEITMSVSTITASASPTTIASGGTTNLTSSATPASYTATLLNQDFNSTNPGWAVSGNTGSVAWTLKPDGYFYEYTSTGNYEPFTFRSNDNTQFYLSNSATQDANIITYLTSPVIPITGYTGLSLEFYHYYYSWSGDSAVIEVSTNGGTSWTSVQTFNTTQGTENKFEKVTIPLNTFANGTNTGITVRFKYTASFDWFWAIDNVKVTGTKPVTYTYNWTATPSGTTAGLSATNVANPTATPTQTTSYFATATNSANSCTVSSSPVVVTVTPVINSFSPTSACPGTNVVITGSAFNGATAVTFNGVSSTFTVDSNTQITATVPSTATTGTISITTPSGSVTSTATLTVNTSPSIGTQPSASAICSGSNTTFGVVASGTGLIYKWQFSTNGTNFNDLANGGVYSNVGTATMTITGATAGMNNYQYRVVINGTCGSVTSNAATLTLNTGPSISAQPSGTAICAGSDTTFGVVASGTGLIYKWQFSTDGTNFNDLSNGGVYSNVGTATMVITGATAGINSYRYRVLITGTCGSVTSNAATLTVNTSPSIGMQPSASAICSGSNTTFGVVASGTGLIYKWQFSTDGTNFNDLSNGGVYSNVGTATMAITGATAGINNYQYRVLITGTCGSVTSNVAVLTVKPTPTAPLTSQVNVSCGGLGSITLSSLPTNNWKVYLNDQSGAHQYNRQNTETDLTINNLPVGTYNFTVEDVTSTCISSVASVEIIDITTNTTWNGSAWSNGAPDGSKSVTISSVLPNQPFPKPVPSSPISFTACSLTISATDGDVIIPSEMTLTVTNGITSNGKLVFESGSSLLQGSSAVNSGSISYKRKVDLTRYDVVYWGSPVTDANMTMAKFSPNTLWDKYHYWDAANGQWILNSFGTKVMKEGEGYSIRAPQNFSLTIPDTFEGIFVGEPNNGDLSVPVLENKLNLIGNPYPSPISAKELMLANKTQLGSLYFWSHNSPPQIIPGTNTFQYISSDFVVFNGTGSTRVNDDPATEFKGFIGAGQAFFTISPAGATAIKFNNDLRKASSQNTQFYKPSEASKTESNRLWLNIANSQGAFKQILIGYVEGATNGIDFSYDATTRGGTAYIDFYSISESRKLTIQGRALPFDDTDVVPLGYKSGVDDKGDRNFTISIDHADGFFATQAVYLEDKALGKIIDLRKENYTFFSLAGSNSTRFSIRYTNKTLGTDDFENLENTVLVSVKDKAVNITSSKETIKEVNVYNVGAQLLYSNNKVNASDLQIKNLHSSDQVLLVKIILENGHTFTKKVIFSNL; via the coding sequence ATGATGAGAAAATTACTTTACTCGTTTTTATTTTTTATTTATACCAAATCTTTACCCCAAAGATTGTTTATTCCAAATTTAAGATTGCTTTGTGTTGGGATGTTTTTTGTGGTTTCTTTTGCTAACGCGGCGACAATAATAAGTACTGCATCTGGGGGAAATTGGAATTTACCATCAACTTGGTCTGGAGGAGTTGTTCCTTTGCCTACAGATATTGTTGTTATTGCTAGTGGCGCTAATGTTTTTACTAGTGGAAACCAGACATGCGCGGGAATAACAATAACAGGAAGACTTACAATGGTTAATAATGAAACTCTTACTGTCAATGGAAATGTCGCAGGTGGCGGAAATTGGACCACAGGATCAGGATCAATGATTATTTCTCTTACAGGAAATTGGTCATTTACTGGTACGTCTAGTGGTGGTGGTGCGACTGCCGTTTTTACTGGGACAAATAATCAAACTTTAACAGGTAGAATAACATCTTCAAATGGTTCTGGAGAGTTAAGAATTAATAAAACAGGGGGATCTGTTGTTCTTGGAAACGCCATTAATATACAGACATTTACTAATAACTTGGGTACATTTGATGCCGCAACATATCTTTTAACAGCTGGAGTAAATAATTTAATAGCAGGTACATTACGTGTGGGCGCAACAACTTGGGGAGGAAATTATTCTTTTACGCCTGCTTCATTTCCATCAGGATTTACGATTGAATATGATAGATCAAATGACCAAACTGTACGTGCGGCAACATATAGTAATTTAATTCTTTCAGGTGGTGGTACAAAAACATTTGGTACAACGCCAATAAATATAACTAATAATCTGTCAATTACTTGGGGTGTAGTAGCTAATTTGAGTAATAATGTTACCCATACAGCAGGGAGCTTGACTTTAGGTGGGCATAGTCAAAATTCCGGTTATTGGGGAGGAAGAAATGGTAACTCTGTAAATTATAAAAGTGAATATTATTTTGGTACTACTGCAACGGGAAGGGTTAATGTAGGTGCTAGTTGTAATGAGGTAGCGGTAGCGACTATAAGTGCTTCATCTACCTTAATTTGTAAAGGAGCAGGTGTAACATTTACGGCGACAGCAAGCAATCAAGTATCACCTTCTTATCAGTGGAAAGTAAATGGTGTTAATGCTGGAACAAATAGCGTTACTTTTACGAGTACTACTTTAAATGATAATGATAAAGTAACTTGTGTAGTAACATCTGGGGCAGCACCATGTTTGCCTTCTGGAAGTACAGTGACTTCAAATGAAATTACGATGTCTGTATCTACAATTACAGCAAGTGCATCTCCTACCACCATTGCAAGTGGAGGAACTACAAATCTGACTTCGTCAGCGACTCCAGCTTCCTATACAGCAACTTTATTAAATCAAGATTTCAATAGTACAAATCCAGGTTGGGCAGTTTCTGGAAATACAGGTAGTGTCGCGTGGACATTGAAACCAGATGGATATTTTTATGAATATACTAGTACTGGTAATTATGAGCCTTTTACTTTTCGCTCTAATGATAACACCCAGTTTTATCTTTCAAATAGCGCTACGCAAGATGCTAATATTATCACTTATTTAACTTCTCCTGTGATACCAATTACAGGGTATACTGGTTTATCGTTAGAATTTTATCATTATTATTACAGCTGGTCAGGTGATTCCGCGGTTATTGAAGTTTCGACAAATGGAGGGACATCTTGGACGTCTGTTCAAACTTTTAATACAACACAGGGAACTGAGAATAAATTTGAAAAAGTAACAATACCATTAAATACTTTTGCTAATGGCACTAATACAGGGATTACTGTTAGATTTAAATATACAGCATCTTTTGATTGGTTTTGGGCTATAGATAATGTTAAAGTAACAGGAACGAAGCCTGTAACATATACATATAATTGGACTGCCACACCTTCTGGAACAACTGCAGGATTGTCTGCTACTAATGTAGCGAATCCGACAGCTACTCCTACACAAACTACAAGTTATTTTGCAACAGCTACAAATTCAGCAAATAGTTGTACAGTATCTTCGTCACCTGTTGTGGTTACAGTTACTCCTGTAATAAATAGCTTTAGTCCAACTTCTGCATGTCCAGGAACTAATGTAGTAATAACGGGAAGTGCCTTTAATGGAGCTACAGCAGTAACTTTTAATGGAGTTAGTTCTACTTTTACAGTAGATAGTAATACGCAAATTACAGCTACTGTACCTTCTACGGCTACTACTGGTACAATTTCTATTACAACACCGAGTGGTTCAGTAACTAGTACCGCCACTCTTACAGTAAATACTTCACCATCAATAGGTACGCAACCCTCAGCATCTGCTATCTGCTCTGGAAGCAATACCACATTTGGGGTTGTTGCATCTGGGACTGGATTGATCTACAAATGGCAGTTTAGCACTAATGGTACTAATTTTAATGATTTAGCAAACGGTGGGGTTTATTCTAATGTAGGAACTGCTACAATGACAATAACAGGAGCAACAGCTGGGATGAATAATTATCAATACCGTGTTGTGATTAATGGCACTTGCGGATCAGTAACTTCAAATGCTGCTACCCTTACATTAAATACAGGACCGTCAATAAGTGCACAACCGTCAGGAACTGCAATCTGTGCAGGAAGTGATACCACATTTGGAGTTGTTGCCTCTGGAACTGGATTGATTTACAAATGGCAGTTTAGCACTGATGGGACTAATTTTAATGATTTGTCAAACGGTGGGGTTTATTCTAATGTAGGAACTGCTACTATGGTAATAACAGGAGCGACAGCAGGGATTAATAGCTACCGATATCGAGTTCTAATTACCGGCACATGCGGATCAGTAACTTCAAATGCGGCTACCCTAACAGTAAATACATCACCGTCAATAGGTATGCAACCCTCAGCATCTGCTATCTGCTCTGGAAGCAACACCACATTTGGAGTTGTTGCCTCTGGAACTGGATTGATCTACAAATGGCAGTTTAGCACTGATGGGACTAATTTTAATGATTTGTCAAACGGTGGGGTTTATTCTAATGTAGGAACCGCTACTATGGCAATAACAGGAGCGACAGCAGGGATTAATAACTATCAATATCGAGTTCTGATTACCGGCACATGCGGATCAGTAACTTCAAATGTAGCTGTTCTTACCGTAAAACCAACACCAACCGCTCCATTAACTTCACAGGTCAACGTATCTTGTGGCGGTTTAGGAAGTATAACATTAAGTAGTTTGCCAACAAACAATTGGAAAGTTTATCTAAATGATCAATCAGGTGCGCATCAATATAATCGTCAAAATACAGAAACAGATTTGACTATTAACAATTTACCAGTAGGAACATATAATTTTACTGTTGAAGATGTTACTTCAACTTGTATCTCAAGTGTGGCATCTGTTGAGATAATAGATATTACTACAAATACAACTTGGAATGGTTCGGCATGGTCAAATGGTGCACCAGATGGAAGCAAAAGTGTTACAATTTCTTCAGTTTTGCCAAATCAGCCATTTCCTAAACCAGTACCTTCATCTCCAATTAGTTTTACAGCTTGTTCTTTAACAATTAGCGCTACAGATGGAGATGTAATTATTCCATCCGAAATGACTTTAACCGTTACAAACGGTATAACAAGTAATGGTAAATTGGTATTTGAAAGTGGTTCAAGTTTACTGCAAGGATCAAGCGCTGTAAACTCCGGAAGTATTTCTTATAAAAGAAAAGTTGATTTGACCCGTTACGATGTAGTTTATTGGGGATCACCAGTAACTGATGCAAATATGACCATGGCTAAGTTTTCTCCAAACACTTTGTGGGATAAATATCATTATTGGGATGCTGCTAATGGACAATGGATTCTTAATAGCTTCGGTACAAAAGTTATGAAAGAGGGAGAAGGTTATAGTATCAGAGCCCCACAAAATTTTAGCTTAACAATCCCAGACACATTTGAAGGTATATTTGTTGGAGAGCCAAACAATGGAGATTTATCAGTTCCTGTATTAGAAAATAAATTAAACTTGATAGGTAATCCGTACCCTTCTCCAATAAGCGCAAAAGAGTTGATGCTGGCAAATAAAACCCAATTAGGATCATTATATTTTTGGTCACACAATTCGCCTCCGCAAATTATTCCAGGAACTAATACTTTCCAGTACATAAGTTCAGATTTTGTGGTTTTTAATGGAACAGGTTCGACAAGAGTAAATGATGATCCTGCTACAGAATTTAAAGGTTTTATTGGGGCAGGACAAGCTTTTTTTACAATATCGCCTGCAGGTGCAACGGCAATTAAATTTAATAATGATCTTCGTAAAGCAAGCTCACAGAATACACAATTTTATAAACCAAGTGAAGCCAGTAAAACTGAAAGTAACCGTCTTTGGCTGAATATCGCAAACTCACAGGGTGCTTTTAAACAGATATTAATTGGATATGTTGAAGGAGCGACTAATGGTATTGATTTCAGTTATGACGCTACGACAAGAGGAGGTACTGCTTATATTGATTTTTATAGTATCAGTGAATCTAGAAAATTAACGATTCAAGGTCGTGCACTTCCTTTTGATGATACAGACGTAGTTCCTTTAGGTTATAAGAGTGGTGTTGATGATAAAGGTGACCGTAACTTCACGATTTCTATTGATCATGCAGACGGATTCTTTGCTACCCAAGCTGTATACTTAGAAGATAAAGCTCTAGGTAAAATAATAGATTTGCGAAAAGAGAATTATACTTTCTTTAGTTTAGCAGGAAGCAATTCAACTCGTTTTTCGATTCGTTATACAAATAAAACCTTAGGGACAGATGATTTTGAAAATCTTGAGAATACGGTTTTAGTTTCAGTGAAAGACAAAGCAGTGAATATTACATCATCTAAAGAAACGATTAAAGAAGTAAATGTTTACAATGTTGGAGCGCAGTTGTTATATAGTAATAACAAAGTGAATGCTTCAGACTTGCAAATTAAAAACTTACATTCTAGTGATCAAGTATTATTGGTAAAAATAATCTTAGAAAATGGACATACCTTTACTAAAAAAGTTATTTTTTCTAATCTGTAA
- a CDS encoding regulatory protein RecX: MKKPTKITFTLKEALQKLEHFCAYQERCHDEVTAKLYSLKMTSEEIDSIIVQLIEGNFLNETRFACSFARGKHRIKHWGKIRITNELKARNISSTNIILALKEISTEEYFETFENLSERCWNSISENNQLKKRKKFCDYMLRRGYESNLVYEKAKELEEI, from the coding sequence ATGAAAAAGCCGACGAAAATCACTTTTACTCTCAAAGAAGCTTTACAAAAATTAGAACATTTTTGTGCCTATCAAGAGCGTTGCCATGACGAGGTAACAGCCAAATTATACAGCCTAAAAATGACTTCTGAAGAGATTGACAGCATTATCGTACAGCTTATAGAAGGGAATTTTTTAAACGAAACCCGTTTTGCCTGTAGCTTTGCGAGAGGCAAACACCGAATCAAACATTGGGGAAAAATTAGAATCACCAACGAACTGAAAGCAAGAAATATTTCATCAACAAATATTATTCTGGCTTTAAAAGAAATTTCTACAGAAGAATATTTTGAGACCTTCGAAAATCTATCAGAAAGATGCTGGAATAGTATTTCGGAAAACAATCAGCTTAAAAAACGCAAAAAGTTCTGCGACTATATGCTTCGCAGAGGTTACGAAAGTAATCTGGTTTATGAAAAAGCTAAAGAACTAGAAGAAATCTAA
- a CDS encoding T9SS sorting signal type C domain-containing protein, with product MKKTLLLFLLLPFFGFAQLNGNYVISSTKTDSQFKNLTEAIAKLNDVGIDGNVQFLLDENQNLTSQLVIKKFTNKKQNTVTIKPNDKKEIIISGKVREGGLITLNNADNIIIDGNNSVADNKLKIYNNLDDSNDKYAKRVGIWLYKKSENNKFQNLTIELNALAPEIGTISTGILASDDNFDNSANNANNTIQNVTFTNVKQAIVVKGQNKNNSGWKILNNKIVTTTNNVKAFLGISLLNVSDYTVTGNTLDGIKIPSNFDGTLSHSGIYLENADNGTVSNNTVSNMENLKSNGSAYAIYVKGSNAIISQNIVSNLFTTSTNTGAIGIKLEGDNGSIFNNKISSIITDKALTASGIYTTGNNQLIYNNFVLDVSSAGGGGVSGQNAFGIYIYDGNDVKLYHNSVKLITNQPTGCSSALYVRSGSGFDIRNNIFINAQASGSERFAIYLESSDRSKFPTLDYNNYYSSQFVGTFGSYYTSTNKKTTLDEWKQATSKDASSKNENPLFVSNSLYLDASNSTNKILVGTPITIVPTDIDNNTRVKPYMGAHELIPCTPTQDPAVFGKNEWIGYVYKWTPTNVVPAIGYNEIPNTSVATYIGTVTENKNFDRDVKKEAITGVTANFPCEAPPIDSFLVRYRMRTSVSEAGLYNFAVGGDDAIRLYIDGKMVLERWGRGNYSINSTLFKLEANKDYDFVIDYFEVEEDARTSFSFGLTKGDPTQFGDKVWNVYGYNGNDLTLQKTGYAGYYVDPNPNANSTAFWPTTKSPYAANNWQGAPMPNDYFTVVSKRRGFACGQYQIQVANQDDDLQIFVDGIEVFKNTGSTDTATLVNKGQIFTLNSKTKIEIRLKENAAAAKSSVIFINVPNNGNGSSLVITANTELSSDLTVCSCTINDKATLTVKKDVTLTVDENINVLGEGKLLILDGGSLLQTSTSKDMFTGGSSKAFEIQRTTNVVRYDVTYWSSPVIGLSMHDLSPETLYDKFHYWNPANNSWIPDNNGAKKMEAGNGYSIRAPQPYDLTTPKDFTAKFTGTPNNGNIPVPLVAGNLNLLGNPYPSSIDAEQFIRDNGDVGPLYFWSHNTPPKIIEGTNTYTYDSSDFAVFSLMGETQPSPKGHAPDGYIAAGQGFFVIPKVSSVLFTNDQRVKANNTSFFKTSENTSKIEKNRLWLNLTNSEGAFKQMLVGYATGATNSLDHNYDATTRGGNSYIDFYSISESRKLTIQGRALPFDNTDIVSLGYKSTIETNLTISIDHADGFFTTQEIYLEDKALGKIIDLRKENYTFKTAIGSNTTRFVLRYTNKTLGTDDFENLTDGILVAVKSKVINVASGSENIKEVKIFSIGGQLLYSKNKIEAKEYEIANLYSSNQVLLVKVILENDHVVTKKIIFN from the coding sequence ATGAAAAAAACTTTACTTTTATTCTTATTGTTACCTTTTTTTGGATTTGCTCAATTGAATGGCAATTATGTCATTAGTTCAACTAAAACCGATTCACAATTTAAAAATCTTACAGAAGCAATTGCAAAATTGAATGATGTGGGAATAGACGGAAATGTTCAGTTCTTATTGGATGAAAATCAAAATTTAACTTCTCAACTTGTAATCAAGAAATTCACCAATAAAAAACAAAATACAGTAACTATAAAACCAAATGATAAAAAAGAAATTATCATATCTGGAAAAGTTCGCGAAGGCGGATTGATTACACTAAATAATGCCGACAATATTATCATTGACGGAAATAATAGTGTTGCCGACAACAAGTTAAAAATCTACAACAACCTTGACGACAGTAATGACAAATATGCCAAACGAGTTGGTATTTGGTTGTACAAAAAATCTGAAAACAATAAATTTCAAAATTTAACCATCGAGTTAAATGCACTAGCTCCTGAAATAGGAACAATATCGACAGGTATTTTAGCTTCAGACGACAACTTTGACAACAGTGCAAACAATGCTAATAATACCATCCAAAATGTAACTTTTACAAACGTTAAACAAGCTATAGTTGTAAAAGGTCAAAACAAAAACAATAGTGGTTGGAAAATTTTGAACAACAAAATAGTTACAACGACTAACAATGTAAAAGCATTTTTAGGGATCTCTCTTTTAAATGTAAGTGATTATACGGTAACAGGAAATACATTAGACGGAATAAAAATTCCTTCAAATTTTGATGGCACGCTTAGTCATTCTGGAATATATTTAGAAAATGCCGATAATGGAACCGTTTCAAACAATACGGTTTCAAATATGGAAAACCTTAAGAGTAATGGTTCTGCTTATGCAATCTATGTAAAAGGGAGTAATGCTATCATTTCGCAAAACATCGTTTCTAATTTATTTACAACTTCAACTAATACTGGAGCAATAGGAATTAAATTAGAAGGAGACAATGGTTCGATATTTAACAATAAAATTAGCTCTATCATCACCGATAAAGCCTTAACTGCTAGTGGCATTTACACAACAGGAAATAATCAATTAATATATAACAACTTTGTACTTGATGTTAGTTCAGCTGGAGGCGGCGGTGTAAGTGGCCAAAATGCATTTGGTATTTATATTTATGATGGTAATGATGTTAAATTGTATCATAATAGCGTAAAACTTATTACGAATCAGCCTACCGGATGTTCTTCTGCATTGTATGTAAGAAGTGGTTCTGGATTTGATATTAGAAATAATATATTTATAAATGCACAAGCCTCAGGAAGCGAGCGTTTTGCTATTTATCTAGAATCATCAGATCGTTCAAAATTTCCAACATTAGATTATAACAATTACTATAGTTCACAATTTGTGGGCACTTTCGGAAGCTACTACACGTCAACAAATAAAAAAACCACTCTTGACGAATGGAAACAAGCAACTAGTAAAGATGCTAGTTCTAAAAATGAAAACCCTTTATTTGTAAGCAACAGCTTATATTTAGATGCTAGCAATTCCACAAATAAAATACTCGTAGGAACTCCAATTACAATTGTTCCAACTGACATTGACAACAATACAAGAGTAAAACCTTATATGGGAGCTCATGAGTTGATTCCATGCACACCAACCCAAGATCCTGCTGTATTTGGAAAAAACGAATGGATTGGATATGTATACAAATGGACTCCAACAAATGTAGTTCCTGCTATTGGCTATAATGAAATCCCTAATACGTCAGTTGCGACTTATATTGGAACAGTCACTGAAAACAAAAACTTTGACAGAGATGTTAAAAAAGAAGCCATTACTGGTGTTACTGCAAATTTTCCATGCGAAGCTCCGCCTATCGATTCTTTTTTGGTACGTTATAGAATGCGCACTTCAGTATCTGAAGCTGGACTTTACAATTTTGCAGTCGGTGGAGATGATGCGATCAGATTGTATATTGATGGTAAAATGGTTTTAGAACGATGGGGCAGAGGAAATTATTCTATTAACTCAACTTTGTTTAAACTTGAAGCCAACAAAGATTATGATTTTGTTATAGATTATTTTGAAGTAGAAGAAGATGCTAGAACTTCTTTTTCTTTTGGTTTAACAAAAGGAGATCCTACACAATTTGGAGACAAAGTTTGGAATGTTTACGGATACAACGGCAATGATTTAACATTACAAAAAACAGGATATGCAGGTTATTATGTAGATCCAAATCCAAATGCAAACTCAACAGCATTTTGGCCAACAACCAAATCTCCATATGCAGCAAACAACTGGCAGGGCGCACCTATGCCTAATGATTACTTTACAGTAGTTTCTAAACGTAGAGGTTTTGCATGCGGTCAATACCAAATACAAGTTGCAAACCAAGATGATGATCTTCAAATTTTTGTAGACGGTATTGAAGTTTTCAAGAATACAGGAAGCACAGATACAGCAACATTAGTTAATAAGGGGCAAATATTCACTTTAAACAGTAAAACCAAAATAGAAATACGTTTAAAAGAAAATGCAGCCGCTGCAAAATCTTCTGTTATTTTTATAAATGTTCCAAATAATGGAAATGGCAGTTCTTTAGTAATAACAGCAAATACAGAATTAAGTTCAGACCTTACAGTTTGTTCTTGTACAATAAATGATAAGGCTACATTAACTGTCAAAAAAGATGTTACATTGACTGTAGATGAAAATATAAATGTTCTAGGAGAAGGAAAACTACTCATCTTAGATGGAGGATCATTGCTTCAAACTTCCACAAGTAAAGATATGTTTACAGGAGGAAGTTCAAAAGCTTTTGAAATACAAAGAACAACTAATGTCGTTCGTTACGATGTAACATACTGGTCATCGCCTGTAATTGGCCTATCAATGCATGATTTGTCTCCAGAAACTTTGTATGACAAATTTCATTATTGGAATCCTGCAAATAACTCATGGATACCTGATAATAATGGAGCAAAGAAAATGGAAGCTGGAAATGGATACAGCATTAGAGCTCCACAACCATACGACCTTACTACTCCAAAAGATTTTACTGCAAAATTTACGGGAACACCAAATAACGGAAATATCCCAGTACCGCTTGTAGCTGGAAACTTGAATTTACTAGGAAACCCATATCCGTCTTCGATTGATGCCGAACAATTCATTAGAGACAATGGAGACGTAGGACCTTTATACTTCTGGTCACACAATACACCACCGAAAATAATCGAAGGAACCAACACATATACGTATGATAGTTCAGATTTTGCTGTTTTTTCATTAATGGGCGAAACTCAGCCGTCTCCCAAAGGACACGCTCCTGACGGTTACATTGCTGCGGGGCAAGGTTTTTTTGTTATACCAAAAGTAAGCTCTGTTTTGTTTACGAACGATCAAAGAGTAAAGGCTAATAACACCTCTTTCTTTAAAACTAGTGAGAACACTAGTAAAATAGAAAAAAATCGTTTGTGGCTAAATTTAACCAATTCAGAAGGTGCTTTCAAACAAATGCTTGTTGGATATGCAACTGGAGCAACTAATAGCTTAGATCATAATTATGATGCTACGACAAGAGGAGGCAACTCTTACATTGACTTTTATAGCATCAGTGAATCTAGAAAATTAACGATTCAAGGTCGTGCCTTACCATTTGATAATACAGATATTGTTTCTCTTGGCTACAAAAGCACGATTGAAACCAACCTTACAATATCAATCGATCACGCAGACGGATTCTTTACTACTCAAGAAATCTATTTAGAGGATAAAGCTCTAGGCAAAATAATAGATTTACGAAAAGAAAATTATACATTTAAAACTGCTATCGGGAGCAATACAACTCGTTTTGTCTTGCGTTACACAAATAAAACATTAGGCACAGATGATTTTGAAAATCTAACCGATGGAATACTCGTTGCTGTAAAATCAAAAGTAATAAATGTAGCCAGCGGATCTGAAAACATTAAAGAAGTAAAAATCTTTTCAATCGGCGGACAATTGCTTTACAGCAAAAATAAGATTGAGGCAAAAGAATATGAAATAGCAAACTTATATTCAAGCAATCAAGTTTTACTGGTAAAAGTAATTCTAGAAAATGATCATGTAGTTACCAAGAAAATCATATTCAATTAA